Genomic window (Lewinellaceae bacterium):
GCCGTTGTTCAGCACGAGGAAGCGGGTGTGGTTTTTCTTATTGGTCTCTATCCCCTCCGCCAGAACCTCCATCTGGTACAGCTCGGCCGCCAGGGTGCTGGCGATGGCGCCGATGCCTTCCAGGCCCTTTTCGCGGATATTGCGGGCGCTCCAGGCCGTATCCACCGTTTCCACCAGATGGATATTGGGGTAGCGTTCAAAAAACTTGAGGCACTGGGCGATGGCGATGGGATGAGAATGCACTTCGTGGAGGTCTTCGATGCGCTGCCCCGGCAGGGCCATCAGGTTCTGCTTGATGCGGAGATACACCTCGCCGGTAATGGAAAGGCTGGACTCGTTGAGCAGGTTGTAGTTGTGCATCAGGCTGCCGGCCAGGGTGTTCTCGATGGCCATCAGCCCCACATCCGCCTTCTCCCGGCGTTCGACCATTTCGATCAGGTCTTCAAACGTATGAGCCGGCACGATCTCCATAGGAGCTTCGCGGAAACAATGGCGGGCGGCAATCTCGTGGAAGGCCCCGGAATAACCCTGAATGCTCACCCGCACCGGCGAAGCCGGCTGGGAGGCGGTGGTACTGTTGTCGGTTGCTGTCGTGATCATAATTTGTTGGTGTTTGCAACGAAAAAACCCCGCGTCGGCGGGGCTTTCTTTATTTTGTTCCTGTTTAGCGAACGAAATGGAAAAAGCCCCTTTACGGTGATCCGTAAAAGAAAAAGCTAAAAAAGTAAAAGCGATTTTTATGGTTGAGGGCTTTCATGTCCTTTATTTAAAGTACCTGCAAAAAAAAAGCCCCGCTTGCGGAGCCTTTAAATTTTATCTGGACATTCGGACAAAACTTTTAGCTCCTTATGGATGGCCATAAAAGAAGAAGCTAAAAAAATAAAAATTGTCCGCCTGAATTGTCATCTCGTTTTTATTTGATAGTTGCAAACGTAAAGGTTTATTTGTTACGGCGCAAGCCTGGGTGGTTAATTTTTTATTATTTATGGGTTTTTGGTTAGCAAATCGTTGGAAAAGGACTGTTTTTATGTAAAAATCAGCAAGGAATGGGGAGCTGGATTAGAAAAATAAAAACGAACGTTTGTTAGTTTCTGCCCTTACAAACTCCTCCTCTTCCATCCCCTACCATAGTCCACAAGCCCCTCTCCATTGCCATCCAGCTTCACCTCCAGCCACTGCTTCAGCCCCTGGAAAGAAATGCCAACAGCTGTGGAATCGGCAGAAAGGTTGAGCTTCAGGGTAGTGCTCAGGTTGTGGGGCTCGGCGGCGGGCAGGGCCAGGCCGCTGTAGCAGATGGCGGTGGCTGCCTGCTTCTTGTCCAGCCCTTTGGCCTCGATGCTCAGGGTAATGTCCAGGCTGTTGAGCCCGAGGGCGTAAGAAAGCCCCCAGGCCAGGGTTAACGCAATTACAAAGATCAGATTCAATTTCGGTTTCATGACGGGTGATTTCAGGTTCCTTTGGTGATTTCTATATACAGGACTACCGGAAATGCACCCTCCCCCCCTAAGAGAAGTGGATTTTTAATTTTTTTTAACAATTAAATTTTATTTTGGACTTTGAACGTCCTGGGGAAATCTTCTCAGAAGCCTTAGGGCTGTGCGAAATCGGAAATCGGCTCATTATAACGTTTTGCGTAGCTACCGGGACGTTTGCCTCGGTGCGGGGTTGTGAAAAAAGGTTTCTCGGATATTTTTACCTGGAATTAAATTCTGCCACCCACTAAAAGTCCGAGCGCAACAGGAAATTGCACCCCGACAACACAGGCGGCATTCGGTGCCATTTTTTCTGACGGACCTTTTTTCACAACCCCTGCCCTAACAGCCTCTCCGAACGGCTTCGAAGAACAGCTACGCAATCCGTTACAATCAGTGTTTTTATTATTTACGCATTTCCGTCCAGGTATTGATATTTGGTACTGAACGCACGGCAATCACCAGTCATCCGTCCGGAACGGCGAGGCGGGCAACCCTTCTTTATTGTACAAATTAGCTCCCTCCGGATTATCGGCCCAGGCGTATCGCACCGCCACCGGGCGGGCAACCTTATCGCTCCAGACGATCACTTTTTCGCCTTCTATTTTTGCTTCCGCCCAAGCAAATTGCCGATCTGCCCCAGCTATGGCAAAATGCTTCAGGTTTTCTCCACCTTTGGAAACCAACCCTCCCCCGATATTTTTAAATGACAATACGATTCTGTCTCCCTCGATTTTCATGGATTCATATACTGGCCCTGAATGAACCACGTTCTCCTCATAAGCCACCTTCCGGGCGGCCAGGGCCAGCCTTTTGCCCACGTCTTTTTTATTCAGCGGATGGATGTCGTTCCATTCTCCGATATCGATGGTGACGGCCATTCCGGTATTGGGCAGGGAAAGCGTTTGCAACTGGGCCTCTCTGAGCATCGCCCAATCGCTTTCGCAAGGCTCGCTCCGGGCTTCCATGAAGTTGGCCAGCTGAACGAACAGGAAGGGGAAATCGCCTTGCTTCCATAGGGCCCGCCAGTTTTGGATCAGCGCGGGAAACAATGTTTTGTATTCCTGAGGCCGCCCGGCATTCGATTCCCCCTGATACCATATCACGCCCTTGATGCGGTAGTTCAACAGGGGCGCAATCATAGCATTGTACAACCCGCCTGGTTTCCACCTAATGAACGTCTGGCTTCCCAGCGGGTCCATTTTTGCGCCCAGCCGGTACCGCCAGGCCCCTTTCAAGTCGATGGTTTGCCCGGCAGTTATCAGCTCGTAGGGCTTGTCTGGCACGAAACCGCCCCTGCCGGCATTGCTGACGACCCGGACGGCAATGACATTCTTTCCCGCTTTCAGAATGCCCGGAGGAACGTTGTATCGCCTTGGAGGATACTGATAGGTGGTCGACCCCACGTAGATGCCGTTGACAATAACCGAATCGGCGTCCACGATCCTGCCCATCAGCAGGCGGGCGGGTTCCCCTGCTGCGTCTGCCGGAACCTGAAACGCCCGGCTGAACCACACCACTCCGTTCACCGCCCCAAGTGCTTCATCCGCCCAGTAACCCGGAACGATCATCTCCTGCCAGCCCGTCGTGTTCAGCCCGGCCTCGTACCAGGGGTTTTCCGGATCGCTATACCCAACGTCGAGGCTGTCCAGCGTTTGATGCCACTTGCCGATGCGGGCCCCGTCCTCAGCCTGTATCCGGGCGATCAGCGAATCATCCTTAAACCGCCGGGCTTCCTCCCAATGCTCAGGAAATTGCTTCAACGCCTCCTCGCTGAGCCACGCTTCCGCAGGAGAGCCGCCCAGGCTGGCGTTAATCAGCCCGACAGGAACGCCATATTGCTCATACAACTCGAGGGCGTAGAAATAGGCAACTGCCGAAAAGCTCAAAATGGTTTCCCGGTTGGGAGACAGCCATTTTCCGCCGGGCAGGTCATGGCGAGGGGCTTTGAAATCATAAACTTTGGGCACTTCAAAGTACCTTATGTACGGGTTTTCCGCATTGGCGATCTCCTTTTCGTAAAGCGGGCTGGCCCTTTGCATAGACAGTTCCATATTCGACTGGCCGGAGCATACCCATACGTCGCCTACCAACACATCATTGATAGTAATGGTGTCGCTGGAGATAATAACCATTTGGTGCGGGCCGCCGGCGCTCAGGCCGGAGAGCCGTATTTCCCATTCTCCGTCATCATTGGCCGGGGCAGAATAGGTTGAACCGGCAAAAGCTACCCCCACCTTCTCCCCGGGAGCCGCCCATCCCCATATTTTTACCTCCGCATCCCGCTGCAGCACCATGCCGTCGCTGATGAGCTTCGGCAGCGTGGCTTTGCTGAAAGCAGTGGTTGCCAGAACCAATGCAAAAAGAAATGCCAACCTTTTCTTAAGCGCTTGGCGAATCCTTGGTCTTTTTGAAAAAGAGCCCACCGTGTCTATTTTAAAGCGTGGAAAAATACTATCTTCAACGCAATCGATTGTGAAATATAGTGGGTTTTACCGGGATTTTTATGCCCCCTGCCTTTAGCATGTTTGGAGGCAGTCATTCGTGCTACAAATGACCGCTTTTGGAACGAAGAATGGGAGGGATATTCCTGGGAGTTCACCGTCGGGGCTACCTGTCTAACATTGGCCACACGGGTCGTTGTCCGTTGCCTGTTGTTCGTTGACCGTTGTTGCAACTTGCTGGCTGCCAAACGCATGGCTGCCCAACGCGTAGCTTCTCAATATATAGAATAAAACCTGTCGTCCTTACAGGACTAAAACAACGCTAAATCCCATTTCCAGGGCCTCATGGCCCTGGCAACGGCCTTTCGTCCTTACAGGACTGGCAGCAAAACGACATTTATTGAGAAGTTACCCCAACGCAACCGACAACCGACAACTGGCAACTGACAACCGACAACCGACAACTGGCCAACCTTAGAAGGGTAGCCACCGTCGGCAAAGACATCCCCGATTGCCTTAGGCACGAGGAAAGAATAAAGTGTACAATTATGGCGCAGTAATTTTTGTGCCAGGCAAGGCGCGAAGAATGAGGATAGCCAAAGCTACCTGAGTGATAGCCTGCCCCGCACCCGAAGGGTCGGGGAGCAACGCAGCATGGCGCAAAAAGGACAAGCCAGAATGGACAGTTTATTCTTTCGTCGTGCCTTATTGTGGGCGTGCCGGAACTCCTCCCCTGCCGGGGTACAGCCCTCGGACGCATCTCTATCAATGAAGGATGGAGGTTCATGAAATGCGAATCGGAAGCCGATTCGTTGATCTATGCTATCCGCCCGGAGATAACCGACCGCAACGATGGCAAAGCAGCGGATTCCAAACCTACCGAAGCCGTAACGGTGGAGTCTGGCCAGGGGGTGCTGAAAAAGTGGATACTGCCCTCCCGAAACGAATTCATTAAAGACCCTGCACCGCCACCCTTATGTGGCAGGCGAATTTGTCTGGTCGGGATGGAATTATTTGGGCGAGCCTACTCCCCATTACCTGGCCCGGAGTTCTTATTGCGGTATTATAGATTTGGCGGGATTCAAAAAAGACCGCTTCTATTTGTATCAATCCCGTTGGCGACCTGATCTGCCTCTGGTGCACATTTTACCCCATTGGAACTGGCCGGAACGGATAGGTGAAGAAACGCCGGTACATGTATTCAATTATCGATTGTGCCTTGAGAGAAATTTATTAGTTTCGTACTGCCCCTAATAATAAAATTCAATGATGATCCGATCCCTTGCCTTTGCTTTTCTGTTGCTCGCATTGAGCAATGCCGCCGTCCGGGCGGAAGATGGTTATCGTTTATGGCTGCGATATGAAAAGGTTGAGGACGAACAGCTGAGAAAAGCATATCTCCAGCGCCTCAGCCAGCTATTTGTTGCCGGGGAAGGCCCTATATTGAAAACGGTGGCGGCGGAATTGTCCGGTGGGCTAACGGCGCTGCTTGGCCAACCGGTCCCGGTAATGGGAGAACCAGGCGATACCGGCGGCGTTGTCGCAGGAGTCCTGGGCCAGTCGCCGGCCGTCAGCCGGCTTGTCTCCGGCGAGGATGCCCGAAAGCTCTCCCCGGAAGGATTTCTGTTAATGAGCCGCCAGGGGCGCCTGGTTATCGCCGCCAAAGACGCCAGGGGTGTCCTGTATGGGGCCTTCCACCTGATGCGGTTAGTGCAACTGCGCCAACCGCTCGACGGCCTGCATGTCGTGGAGAACCCCAAAGTGCAACTTCGCGTGCTCAACCATTGGGACAACCTCGACCGGACGGTGGAAAGGGGTTACGCAGGATTTTCGATCTGGAACTGGCACGAGCTTCCGGAGTTCATCGATCAGCGGTATTTGGATTACGCCCGGGCCAACGCCTCGATCGGCATCAACGGTTCGGTGGTGACCAACGTCAATGCCAACGCGCTCATCTTCCGGGCGGATTACCTCCAAAAAATGGCGGCATTGGCGGATGTTTTCCGGCCTTACGGCATCCGGCTCTACCTCACCGCCCGGTTCAGCGCGCCGATAGAACTGGGCGCAATGGATACTGCCGACCCGCTGGACCCCGGAGTGCAGCAATGGTGGAAAGACAAAGCTGAAGAAATCTACCGCCTCATTCCCGACTTTGGAGGTTTTCTGGTCAAGGCCAACTCAGAGGGCCAGCCCGGGCCCCAGGACTACGGGCGCAATCACGCAGAAGGCGCCAATATGCTGGCCGATGCCCTCGCCCCTTACGGAGGGGTGGTCATGTGGAGAGCCTTCGTCTACAGCCATGAAGAACCGGACGACCGGGCCAAACAGGCGTACGACGAATTCGTCCCTCTGGACGGGCAATTCAGAAAAAATGTGCTGATACAAGTAAAAAACGGGCCCATCGACTTCCAGCCACGGGAGCCCATCCACCCGCTATTTGGGGCAATGCCAAAGACTCCTTTGATGATGGAATTCCAGATCACCAAGGAATACCTTGGCCAGGGCACCCATCTGGTGGGTTTGTCGAAAATGTATGAAGAAGTGTTGCAAACCGATACGTATGTGCAGGGAAAAGGGTCGGCCGTCGCCAAAGTCATCGATGGCACCCTTCATAGCTATGCGCTGACGGGAATGGCGGGAGTAGCCAACATAGGCACTTCCCGCAACTGGACCGGGCACCTGTTCGGACAGGCCGACTGGTACGCTTTCGGGCGGCTGGCCTGGGATCCCTACCTCTCCTCGGAAACCATCTTCCGGGAATGGGCCGGCATGACGTTTACCCACGAGCCCGAAGCGCTCGCCACTATTGTCAACATGCTGGCGACTTCCCACGAAACCTGCGTTAAATACATGACTCCCCTGGGGTTGCACCACATCATGGCTGCCGGGCATCATTATGGCCCCGGGCCCTGGGTCAGTGAGATGTCGAGGGCCGACTGGACATCGGTGTACTACCACCGCGCCGATGAAAAGGGCATTGGGTTCAACCGAACCGAAAGCGGCAGCGGCGCTTTATTGCAATATCATCCTGGCTTCCAGCGCCAATTGGCCGATCCGGACAAGTGCCCTCACAAATTCCTCCTTTGGTTTCATCACGTGCCCTGGGATCAGGCGCTCTCCACCGGCCGCACCCTTTGGGAAGAACTCTGCCAGCAGTACCATCAGGGAGCGGCAGAAGCCAGCCTGTTGAGACAAAAATGGGACAGCGTCAGGCCCTATATTGATGAGGAACGGCATCATCAGGTAAGCATGCACCTGGCGATACAGGAAAAAGAAGCCAGATGGTGGCGCGATGCCTGCATTTCTTACTTCAAATCTTTTTCCAAAATGGAAATACCGCCCGGGCTGGAGCCGCCGGAACATAGCCTGGAGTACTACGAGTCGCTGACTTTCCCGTATGCTCCGGGCATCCGCCCGCGGTGGTAGCTTAGGGCCTTGAACGACGACCCGGACAGGAGGAACAAAGTTTTATCCCGAACCCCAATGGGTAAGCTGGGCCAACCGGAAAACATCGCCAACGCCGTTTTTTTCCTGGCGTTGAGCCAGGCAGCATTCATCACGAGCCAGAGCCTGAAAGTTACATCAAAAATCATAAATCAAAAACCGCCTTATGATAAAAAGGAGAAAGTTCATACAGCAGGCCGGATGGAGCGCCTTAGGAACTGGCGCTTTGGCCTATTTGCCGGGCTGTGCCAGCAAGAGCATTAGCCAGGCAGGAGAGTTGGCCTCCCCGGAATCTCAGGGTGTCGATTCCCAGGGGTTGATCGATTTTTTCGAGGCAGTTGAAGGCAGCGGGCTGGAATTCCACAGCATCATGGTCAACCGAAATGGAAAAACCATTTTGGAAGGGTGGTGGCATCCATTCCGGAAAGAATATGTCCATGCGCTTTACTCCCTGAGCAAGAGCTTTACCTCCACTGCCATAGGCATGCTCTATGACGAAGGCAGGCTTTCGGTGCAGAATAGGGTCATTTCTTTTTTCCCGGACAAACTGCCGGCTTCCGTAAGCGACAACCTGGCTTCCATGAGGATTTACGACCTGCTCACCATGCATACCGGGCACGAGGAGGACACGATGGGCCGGATCTGGCCCTCACCCGATGGCGATTGGGTAAAGGCCTTCCTCAGCCTGGAGGTGCCCAGGAAACCGGGAACTCACTTTTTATACAACACCGGCGCTACTTATATGCTCTCCGCCATCGTACAAAAGTTAAGCGGCCAGAAGCTGATAGATTTTCTGCGGCCCAGATTGTTTGAACCGCTGGGCTTCAAAGGATTCGACTGGGAAGAAGACCCCCGGGGCATCAACGTCGGGGGCTACGGGTTGCGGGTAAGGACGCAGGACATCCTCCATTTTGGGCAGTTGTACCTCCAGAAGGGGCAATGGAAAGGGAAACAGTTGCTCTCCGCCGATTGGATAGAGGAAGCGACCAGCAAGCAAGTCGATTCACAGGATAACGACGGCGATTGGGGGCAGGGGTATGGCTACCAGTTTTGGAGATGCAAGCCGGGATGTTACCGGGGCGACGGCGCTCATGGGCAATACTGTATTGTCGTGCCTGACAAAAATGCCGTGATCGCCATCACCAGCGAAACCCGAGATATGGGTGCCTCCATGCAACTGGTGTGGGACCACATTCTTCCGGCAATGAAAGGAGCGGACGAAAAACCTGTGGAAGGAGCATCCTATGCAAAACTCCGGCAAATATCCGCTCAACTCTCCCTACCCATTGATGCAGGGCCGGCGGAAAGCCCTTTAGCCTCTCAACTGAATGGAAAAACTTTCTTTTTTAAGGATAACCCATTTAAGGCCGAAAAGGCTTCTTTCACCTTTCAAGCTGACGAGTGCGAAGTGGTATTTGTCGAGAACGGCAAACAAATACGCCTGAAAAGCGGCCTTAACCGCTGGATAACGGCGGATAATAAAAAAGAGGGCAATACCCTGTTTTCCATCCCGGGGCGCACGCCGATGCCGACCAAAATCAGCAGCTATTGCCATTGGGAGGGCGAAAACGCCCTCGTGATGAAGTTGAAGTATGTAGAAAATGTCCACCACGACATCTTTACGTTCACCTTTGCGGATCAGGAGATGAAATTGAGTTTTGACAACAGCTTATCCTATAGAAGCGAACAAGGAGAGGAGAGGCCGGATCTTTGGGCAGAGATGAGGTGACCTGTAGATGCAAATCTGCGGAAATCCGCCGAATCCGCGCTATCCGCGTTCCATAACCCGCCCCCCTCAGCATATTAGCCGCTACTTGCGCCGTTTCAGCAAATCCCTCACCGCATGCACCAGGTACAAATAGCTCGATCCCACGCTGATCACGTACTCGTTTTCGCCCCATAAGAACGGCCAGTCCTCCTTGTTTTCCGGAAAATCCGGTTGCAGGATCAGCACTCCCGGCACGATGCCCCCGGCGATGAAAGAGAAATCGGCCCGGTTGGTGCCGTAGGCCACCTTTTTGGAAACCGTTCCCACGCCGGAGACGAACGAAATATTCGAACCGGGGTGGCAGCCGTAGATGTAGT
Coding sequences:
- a CDS encoding prephenate dehydratase: MITTATDNSTTASQPASPVRVSIQGYSGAFHEIAARHCFREAPMEIVPAHTFEDLIEMVERREKADVGLMAIENTLAGSLMHNYNLLNESSLSITGEVYLRIKQNLMALPGQRIEDLHEVHSHPIAIAQCLKFFERYPNIHLVETVDTAWSARNIREKGLEGIGAIASTLAAELYQMEVLAEGIETNKKNHTRFLVLNNGRPGPEEETELDKVSLSFAVDHTVGSLYKVLAVLAAYNVNLTKIQSAPIIGHPWEYRFFLDFVTEGIVGHQQAIEAIQPLTHNLRVLGVYRKGEHFDQ
- a CDS encoding sialate O-acetylesterase gives rise to the protein MVLQRDAEVKIWGWAAPGEKVGVAFAGSTYSAPANDDGEWEIRLSGLSAGGPHQMVIISSDTITINDVLVGDVWVCSGQSNMELSMQRASPLYEKEIANAENPYIRYFEVPKVYDFKAPRHDLPGGKWLSPNRETILSFSAVAYFYALELYEQYGVPVGLINASLGGSPAEAWLSEEALKQFPEHWEEARRFKDDSLIARIQAEDGARIGKWHQTLDSLDVGYSDPENPWYEAGLNTTGWQEMIVPGYWADEALGAVNGVVWFSRAFQVPADAAGEPARLLMGRIVDADSVIVNGIYVGSTTYQYPPRRYNVPPGILKAGKNVIAVRVVSNAGRGGFVPDKPYELITAGQTIDLKGAWRYRLGAKMDPLGSQTFIRWKPGGLYNAMIAPLLNYRIKGVIWYQGESNAGRPQEYKTLFPALIQNWRALWKQGDFPFLFVQLANFMEARSEPCESDWAMLREAQLQTLSLPNTGMAVTIDIGEWNDIHPLNKKDVGKRLALAARKVAYEENVVHSGPVYESMKIEGDRIVLSFKNIGGGLVSKGGENLKHFAIAGADRQFAWAEAKIEGEKVIVWSDKVARPVAVRYAWADNPEGANLYNKEGLPASPFRTDDW
- a CDS encoding alpha-glucuronidase: MIRSLAFAFLLLALSNAAVRAEDGYRLWLRYEKVEDEQLRKAYLQRLSQLFVAGEGPILKTVAAELSGGLTALLGQPVPVMGEPGDTGGVVAGVLGQSPAVSRLVSGEDARKLSPEGFLLMSRQGRLVIAAKDARGVLYGAFHLMRLVQLRQPLDGLHVVENPKVQLRVLNHWDNLDRTVERGYAGFSIWNWHELPEFIDQRYLDYARANASIGINGSVVTNVNANALIFRADYLQKMAALADVFRPYGIRLYLTARFSAPIELGAMDTADPLDPGVQQWWKDKAEEIYRLIPDFGGFLVKANSEGQPGPQDYGRNHAEGANMLADALAPYGGVVMWRAFVYSHEEPDDRAKQAYDEFVPLDGQFRKNVLIQVKNGPIDFQPREPIHPLFGAMPKTPLMMEFQITKEYLGQGTHLVGLSKMYEEVLQTDTYVQGKGSAVAKVIDGTLHSYALTGMAGVANIGTSRNWTGHLFGQADWYAFGRLAWDPYLSSETIFREWAGMTFTHEPEALATIVNMLATSHETCVKYMTPLGLHHIMAAGHHYGPGPWVSEMSRADWTSVYYHRADEKGIGFNRTESGSGALLQYHPGFQRQLADPDKCPHKFLLWFHHVPWDQALSTGRTLWEELCQQYHQGAAEASLLRQKWDSVRPYIDEERHHQVSMHLAIQEKEARWWRDACISYFKSFSKMEIPPGLEPPEHSLEYYESLTFPYAPGIRPRW
- a CDS encoding SDR family oxidoreductase, which gives rise to MNDDPDRRNKVLSRTPMGKLGQPENIANAVFFLALSQAAFITSQSLKVTSKIINQKPPYDKKEKVHTAGRMERLRNWRFGLFAGLCQQEH
- a CDS encoding serine hydrolase, with translation MIKRRKFIQQAGWSALGTGALAYLPGCASKSISQAGELASPESQGVDSQGLIDFFEAVEGSGLEFHSIMVNRNGKTILEGWWHPFRKEYVHALYSLSKSFTSTAIGMLYDEGRLSVQNRVISFFPDKLPASVSDNLASMRIYDLLTMHTGHEEDTMGRIWPSPDGDWVKAFLSLEVPRKPGTHFLYNTGATYMLSAIVQKLSGQKLIDFLRPRLFEPLGFKGFDWEEDPRGINVGGYGLRVRTQDILHFGQLYLQKGQWKGKQLLSADWIEEATSKQVDSQDNDGDWGQGYGYQFWRCKPGCYRGDGAHGQYCIVVPDKNAVIAITSETRDMGASMQLVWDHILPAMKGADEKPVEGASYAKLRQISAQLSLPIDAGPAESPLASQLNGKTFFFKDNPFKAEKASFTFQADECEVVFVENGKQIRLKSGLNRWITADNKKEGNTLFSIPGRTPMPTKISSYCHWEGENALVMKLKYVENVHHDIFTFTFADQEMKLSFDNSLSYRSEQGEERPDLWAEMR